Proteins from a genomic interval of Haloferax marinisediminis:
- a CDS encoding amidase has protein sequence MVYSEPLGNAITELRYGQLTVADYVERLRKRFDELEPQIESFVPEDGRWERVLSDADELEARFPNPADRPPLYGVPIGVKDIFHVDGLPTHAGSALPPDVLTGQQGEAVQRMRDAGALVLGKTVTTEFAYFEPGPTRNPHDTAHTPGGSSSGSAAAVAAGLCPFAFGTQTVGSVIRPAAFCGVVGYKPSYGRIPISGVIPFSESVDHVGFFTQDTEGAELAAACLCDNWRQLPSQREKPVLGVPEGAYLDQASDEGRQGFETHLELLRDAGFDVVDVPILEDIESINERHERLNAAELALAHEAWYEAYGDEYSETTRKLIEEGRTIPTKALARGRQSRLELRERFETAMNDAGVDLWIAPSAPGPAPTGIDSTGDPVMNLPWTHSGLPTIALPGTTSADGLPLGVQCAAPFGADERLLDWSHALASALT, from the coding sequence ATGGTATACTCCGAACCCCTTGGAAACGCAATTACTGAGCTCAGATATGGCCAACTAACTGTCGCAGACTACGTCGAGAGACTCAGGAAACGGTTCGACGAGTTGGAACCCCAGATCGAGTCGTTCGTCCCGGAAGACGGACGCTGGGAACGGGTCCTGAGTGATGCAGACGAACTCGAAGCGCGATTTCCGAACCCTGCAGACCGACCACCATTGTACGGCGTCCCAATCGGTGTGAAGGATATATTCCACGTCGATGGACTGCCGACTCATGCGGGGTCGGCACTCCCGCCCGATGTCTTGACCGGCCAACAGGGCGAAGCAGTCCAGCGCATGCGAGACGCCGGAGCACTCGTACTCGGCAAGACGGTCACGACGGAGTTTGCGTACTTCGAACCGGGACCAACTCGAAACCCACACGACACAGCGCACACACCCGGTGGGTCGAGCAGTGGTTCCGCTGCTGCAGTTGCAGCGGGACTCTGTCCGTTCGCATTCGGGACACAGACAGTTGGGTCTGTCATCAGGCCTGCAGCGTTCTGTGGCGTCGTCGGATACAAACCAAGTTATGGCCGTATTCCAATCTCTGGTGTCATTCCATTCTCAGAGTCAGTCGACCACGTCGGATTCTTTACGCAGGATACTGAGGGCGCCGAACTCGCAGCAGCGTGTCTCTGTGATAACTGGCGTCAGTTACCCTCTCAGCGTGAAAAACCAGTTCTTGGCGTCCCTGAAGGGGCGTATCTCGACCAGGCCAGTGACGAGGGCCGCCAGGGCTTCGAAACACACCTCGAACTGCTTCGAGACGCTGGCTTCGACGTGGTCGATGTCCCAATCCTCGAGGACATCGAGTCGATAAACGAGCGTCACGAACGGCTGAACGCCGCCGAACTGGCGCTTGCACACGAAGCGTGGTACGAAGCGTATGGTGACGAGTACTCAGAGACGACACGGAAACTCATCGAGGAGGGTCGAACGATTCCAACGAAAGCGCTCGCACGTGGTCGCCAGAGCAGGCTCGAGCTGCGCGAACGCTTCGAAACAGCGATGAACGACGCTGGGGTCGACCTCTGGATTGCTCCCTCGGCACCGGGTCCTGCGCCAACGGGAATCGATTCGACTGGTGACCCTGTGATGAATCTCCCGTGGACACACTCTGGACTTCCAACTATCGCACTCCCCGGTACCACGTCCGCGGATGGGCTCCCACTCGGCGTTCAGTGTGCAGCGCCGTTTGGCGCTGACGAGCGACTTCTCGATTGGTCACACGCATTGGCTTCGGCGCTCACGTAA
- a CDS encoding 2,3-butanediol dehydrogenase has product MRAALYHDRKDIRVEEIDEGTVGDGQVRVDVDSCGICGSDLHEYTAGPIFVPVGDPHPLSQETAPIRMGHEFSGTVSEVGDSVTSVSVGDAVAINPILSCGECRQCREGNYHICDSIGFLGLSGGNGGFAESVVVDEVHAVPLGDDVPLEYGALVEPLAVGLHAVRRSGLQAGDSVAVFGSGPIGLSVIQCARAAGAGTIYVSEPRKARRERAADCGADELIDPTTTDAVEYITSAADGGADVTFEVAGVEASLNDAIQSTRPSGTTTVVSIWEEEVSTHPNNLVLGERTVTGTLAYLGGPRSDEEYGMVIEMLANGRLDPDPFITGRIGLEEIVDNGFEQLLNPESDHVKILVKPNE; this is encoded by the coding sequence ATGAGAGCAGCGTTATACCACGACCGAAAAGATATCCGTGTCGAAGAGATCGACGAAGGGACCGTCGGCGATGGACAAGTACGAGTCGACGTCGACTCGTGTGGAATCTGTGGCTCCGACCTCCACGAGTACACAGCCGGTCCGATTTTCGTGCCCGTTGGCGACCCGCACCCACTGTCCCAGGAGACAGCACCCATCCGGATGGGCCACGAGTTCAGTGGAACTGTCTCGGAGGTCGGTGACTCGGTTACCAGCGTCAGCGTGGGCGATGCAGTCGCCATCAATCCCATTCTGAGCTGTGGTGAGTGCCGACAGTGCCGCGAGGGGAACTACCACATCTGCGATTCGATCGGGTTCCTCGGACTCTCCGGAGGAAATGGTGGATTTGCAGAGAGCGTCGTCGTCGATGAGGTACACGCCGTCCCGCTGGGTGACGACGTGCCACTCGAATACGGTGCGTTAGTCGAGCCACTGGCCGTTGGATTGCACGCAGTCCGCCGGTCTGGGTTACAGGCGGGTGACTCAGTTGCAGTCTTCGGTAGCGGTCCAATTGGATTGTCAGTGATTCAGTGTGCCCGAGCAGCAGGTGCAGGGACAATCTACGTGTCTGAACCACGAAAGGCACGTCGCGAACGCGCCGCCGACTGTGGCGCTGACGAACTAATCGACCCGACGACGACGGATGCGGTCGAGTACATCACGTCTGCTGCCGATGGCGGTGCAGACGTGACGTTCGAAGTTGCAGGCGTCGAAGCGTCGTTGAACGACGCGATTCAGAGTACGAGACCCAGTGGAACGACGACTGTCGTGAGCATCTGGGAAGAGGAAGTGAGCACCCACCCGAACAATCTGGTGCTGGGCGAACGAACGGTTACCGGCACGCTCGCGTATCTCGGTGGACCACGCTCTGACGAAGAGTACGGGATGGTGATAGAGATGCTCGCAAACGGTCGACTCGACCCCGACCCGTTCATCACCGGTCGAATCGGTCTCGAAGAAATCGTCGACAACGGATTCGAGCAACTCCTCAACCCGGAGAGTGACCACGTCAAGATTCTCGTCAAACCGAACGAGTAG
- a CDS encoding pyridoxal-phosphate-dependent aminotransferase family protein gives MQMTPGPTAVPSRVRDRLSDPMPNPDVEQAFFDMYADVCSKLQRVYDTDDDVIVMGGEGILGLEAAIASTVAPGDDVLCISNGLYGDGFADFVENYGGEPTLIGADYTDSLDVDSVEAALDEGDYKVATMVHCETPTGTLNDIAPVLELLHDHDVLTVVDAVSSLGGTPVPSEHIDINLGASQKAFSSPPGLTTVAVSDRAWEVAEERDPNSLYTNLLPWRDTSEMFPYTHLVANVAALDESLSMLLEEGIDSVYERHETAAAHCRERGSALGLDLYPDVERSSPTVTAFHMPGEAKAVQQELEEDHDIVLSTGLADLADDILRVGHMGYNAKVEKVDHVMDALATVLES, from the coding sequence ATGCAAATGACACCCGGCCCGACGGCAGTTCCGTCACGGGTCCGTGACCGCCTGAGCGACCCGATGCCGAACCCAGACGTCGAACAAGCGTTCTTCGACATGTACGCCGACGTCTGTTCGAAACTCCAGCGCGTCTACGACACCGACGACGACGTAATCGTCATGGGTGGCGAGGGAATTCTCGGCCTCGAAGCCGCCATCGCTTCGACAGTCGCGCCAGGGGACGACGTGCTCTGCATCTCGAACGGCCTCTACGGCGACGGCTTCGCCGACTTCGTAGAAAACTACGGCGGCGAGCCGACGCTCATCGGTGCCGACTACACCGACTCACTCGACGTAGACAGTGTCGAAGCCGCACTCGACGAGGGCGACTACAAGGTCGCAACGATGGTTCACTGTGAGACACCAACGGGGACGCTCAACGACATCGCACCGGTGCTCGAACTCCTCCACGACCACGACGTACTGACAGTCGTCGACGCCGTCTCCTCACTCGGTGGGACACCCGTCCCGAGCGAACACATCGACATCAATCTGGGTGCTTCACAGAAGGCGTTCAGCTCACCCCCGGGACTGACGACTGTCGCCGTCAGCGACCGTGCCTGGGAGGTTGCCGAAGAGCGTGACCCGAACTCACTCTACACGAACCTCCTCCCGTGGCGTGACACGAGTGAGATGTTCCCGTACACGCATCTCGTGGCCAACGTCGCTGCGCTCGACGAGTCACTGTCGATGCTTCTCGAAGAGGGAATCGACTCGGTCTACGAACGCCACGAGACGGCCGCTGCGCACTGCCGTGAACGCGGTTCGGCGTTGGGTCTTGACCTGTACCCCGACGTCGAACGAAGTTCACCCACGGTGACTGCATTCCACATGCCCGGTGAGGCGAAGGCGGTCCAGCAAGAACTCGAGGAAGACCACGACATCGTCCTCTCGACTGGCCTTGCTGACCTCGCCGACGATATCCTCCGTGTGGGTCACATGGGTTACAATGCTAAAGTCGAGAAAGTCGACCACGTGATGGATGCGTTGGCAACCGTTCTAGAGTCGTAG